From a single Gracilimonas sp. genomic region:
- a CDS encoding pseudouridine synthase codes for MSNKKSGNQSGKRRPKNKADSKKAATVDQNYSKDEKIRLNKFIAHAGFCSRRDADEYISAGKVQVNGQVTTELGTKVRRKDTVVVDGQNLSLEPFVYLLLHKSSDVITTTDDDRDRTTVMDQIEDATGYRVYPVGRLDRNTTGLLVLTNDGDLAHRLMHPSYEVRKTYLVTTERPLSESQLEQYLEGVELEDGIAKGYNITQFVDDPHAFEMSVFEGRNRLIRRMVEFHGTEVTKLKRVEYAGLTLKDVPMGRWRFLRQNEINNLRKLVKLETLDFNKGK; via the coding sequence ATGAGCAATAAAAAAAGCGGTAATCAATCAGGAAAGAGACGACCAAAGAATAAAGCAGATTCAAAAAAAGCAGCTACCGTCGATCAGAATTACTCCAAAGACGAGAAGATCAGGCTGAATAAATTTATAGCTCATGCTGGGTTTTGTTCGCGCCGTGATGCGGACGAGTATATATCGGCTGGCAAAGTTCAGGTAAATGGACAGGTTACCACAGAGCTGGGTACTAAGGTTCGCCGAAAAGATACAGTAGTAGTTGATGGACAGAACCTGAGCCTGGAACCATTTGTGTATTTGTTATTGCACAAATCAAGTGATGTGATTACGACCACAGATGATGACAGAGACCGCACCACCGTCATGGATCAAATTGAAGATGCGACTGGATACCGTGTATATCCGGTAGGCCGATTGGATAGAAATACGACCGGGTTGCTGGTGTTGACAAATGATGGTGATTTGGCTCACAGGCTGATGCATCCAAGTTATGAAGTTCGGAAAACCTATTTGGTAACGACTGAACGACCCCTTTCTGAAAGTCAGCTTGAACAATATTTAGAGGGTGTGGAGCTGGAAGACGGAATCGCTAAAGGGTACAATATCACCCAGTTTGTAGACGATCCGCATGCATTTGAAATGTCCGTTTTTGAGGGGCGGAACAGATTGATCCGTCGGATGGTAGAATTTCATGGAACCGAGGTAACCAAATTAAAACGTGTTGAGTATGCAGGACTTACCTTAAAAGATGTTCCAATGGGGAGATGGAGATTTCTTCGCCAAAATGAAATTAATAACCTGCGGAAATTGGTTAAGCTTGAGACGTTAGACTTTAATAAAGGTAAATAA
- the scpB gene encoding SMC-Scp complex subunit ScpB, producing MKNDYEFIDGTRLSSVIEALIFASEEPIPGSKIREIIVENEEQIEITEETVSDFVDKLNERYDENGLSFRIQALGGGYTFVTEKKYHYWLSIFQHENAYRKLSQSAIESLAIVAYRQPITKPEVDQIRGVDSGYILRQLMEKALIEVSGRADSPGKPLLYRTTKHFLRHFGINSVDELPKPREIDEILKDDDMEEHRQLLMERQLMMEEMDEDDEEVTKEDVADELLSEYQEKKAARESEENQEAEEDQVQPINENEEGETDEEE from the coding sequence ATGAAAAATGATTACGAATTTATTGACGGGACCCGGCTTTCGTCAGTAATTGAAGCGCTGATCTTTGCCAGTGAGGAACCTATCCCCGGGTCAAAAATCCGGGAAATCATTGTTGAGAATGAAGAGCAGATAGAGATTACTGAAGAAACCGTATCTGACTTTGTCGACAAGTTGAATGAACGCTATGATGAAAATGGACTCAGCTTTCGCATTCAGGCTTTAGGTGGTGGGTACACTTTCGTGACAGAGAAAAAATACCACTACTGGCTGAGTATTTTTCAGCACGAAAATGCCTATCGAAAGTTATCACAATCAGCAATTGAGTCGTTGGCCATTGTGGCCTATCGCCAGCCGATAACAAAGCCGGAAGTAGACCAAATTAGAGGTGTTGACTCCGGATATATATTGCGTCAGCTGATGGAAAAGGCACTGATCGAAGTTTCCGGCCGTGCTGATAGTCCCGGAAAACCACTTTTATATCGAACGACAAAACACTTCCTGCGTCACTTTGGGATTAATTCAGTGGATGAGCTGCCGAAACCACGTGAGATTGATGAAATCCTTAAAGATGATGACATGGAGGAGCACCGTCAGTTGTTAATGGAGCGTCAGCTGATGATGGAAGAAATGGATGAGGATGATGAAGAAGTAACAAAAGAGGACGTAGCAGATGAGTTGTTGTCTGAATATCAGGAAAAGAAAGCAGCCAGAGAATCAGAAGAGAATCAAGAGGCTGAAGAAGATCAGGTTCAGCCCATAAATGAAAATGAGGAAGGAGAAACGGACGAAGAAGAATGA
- a CDS encoding succinylglutamate desuccinylase/aspartoacylase family protein: MEIKEEVKIPQVEYSDRIIGDLKGAQQGPTVIALAGIHGNEPTGIEAIRHVIEKLESKKESFRGRFLGLIGNIEALQKKKRFIDEDMNRIWFTSILDKIRRTPIEELKTAERRETKKLLEIIDPIIFDEENTQPVVFVDLHSFSAESGLFVISTRDEENIELLAQLRVPLIFGIEKALHGTALKYIQNTGNIGFAFETGQHFSENAEDNASAGILCLLVAAGCISASNIEDFTRYYDYLNKQTQSLPHKVEFLYKHIIEPEDNFKMRPGFKNFDKVKKGQWLANDRHGKILAQRDGYVLMPLYQKQGEDGFFIVEESE; the protein is encoded by the coding sequence GTGGAGATTAAAGAGGAAGTAAAAATACCTCAGGTGGAGTATTCAGATCGGATTATAGGAGATTTGAAAGGAGCACAGCAAGGGCCCACTGTAATAGCCCTTGCTGGTATACACGGGAATGAGCCTACCGGAATTGAGGCTATCCGGCATGTAATTGAAAAGCTGGAATCAAAAAAAGAAAGTTTCAGGGGCCGTTTTTTAGGTTTGATCGGAAATATTGAAGCTCTCCAGAAAAAGAAGAGGTTTATAGATGAAGATATGAACCGGATTTGGTTTACCTCTATTCTTGATAAGATTCGGCGCACCCCCATTGAAGAGTTGAAAACGGCAGAACGCCGGGAAACCAAAAAGCTGCTGGAGATTATAGACCCAATCATATTTGACGAGGAGAATACACAACCTGTAGTGTTTGTAGATCTTCATAGCTTTTCAGCTGAAAGTGGATTATTTGTAATCTCTACAAGGGATGAAGAGAATATTGAACTGTTGGCTCAGCTCAGGGTACCCCTTATTTTTGGTATCGAAAAAGCCCTGCATGGAACGGCTCTCAAATACATTCAGAATACCGGCAATATTGGCTTCGCCTTTGAAACGGGACAACATTTTAGTGAGAATGCAGAAGATAATGCCTCGGCAGGGATTTTGTGTTTGTTAGTAGCCGCAGGGTGTATTTCTGCTTCTAATATTGAAGATTTTACTCGCTACTATGACTACTTGAATAAGCAGACACAATCTCTTCCCCATAAAGTAGAGTTTTTGTACAAGCACATCATAGAGCCGGAAGATAACTTCAAGATGCGACCTGGCTTCAAAAACTTCGATAAAGTCAAAAAGGGACAATGGCTGGCTAACGACCGCCACGGTAAGATTCTGGCGCAAAGGGATGGTTATGTGTTGATGCCGCTCTATCAGAAACAGGGTGAAGATGGATTCTTTATTGTTGAAGAAAGCGAGTGA
- a CDS encoding CBS domain-containing protein, whose protein sequence is MGEERVKLADDNEQVQNFMKHVFRDLRALKTMLEDDWFETDTIRIGAEQELCMVDPHGKVFPRSMEVLEALGEGNYTTEFARFNLEINMEPLEFTGNSLSQMEHNLHKDVEHVRETVREMGGDILLTGILPTIRKMDVDIKNLTPLQRYEALCEAINRLRGKEFELRIQGMDELLMRFDSPLLEACNTGFQVHLQVKPDEFVNRYNIAQAVTAPVLACAVNSPVLFGKRLWAETRVALFHQSIDTRQVGEHLRDSSPRVTFGNQWLEDSILDIYKEDISRYRVMLSAEVEEEVEQLMKEGKAPKLMALNVHNSSVYRWNRPCYGVGNGKPHLRIENRIFPSGPTVVDEVANAAFWLGLLNGFEDEYADITQELDFDDARMNFFAASKLGLDTKFVWTGDRKITAVDLIKEELIPIAKHGLQKADINKSDIDTYLGVIGDRVDSAQTGSYWVVKSYGNLIKKGNREQTLSAITNAMIKNQKKGEPAHKWGLAKIEDMEHWKPSKLMVEEFMTTDLFTVRKDDILEFVANLLDWRRIRYVPVEDDHKHLVGLITMRKVLREYTKVVNEDEEASINQTVDDIMEQNPVTIHPEASIMEAMEIMQDQKIGCLPVVKNSRLVGVITEDNFMNITRRLLQVLANDKNKDNEKD, encoded by the coding sequence ATGGGAGAAGAGCGCGTTAAGCTTGCAGACGATAACGAACAGGTGCAAAACTTCATGAAGCATGTGTTCCGCGATTTGCGGGCCCTTAAAACCATGCTTGAAGACGACTGGTTTGAGACCGATACCATTAGGATAGGAGCCGAGCAAGAACTATGTATGGTTGATCCCCATGGAAAAGTATTTCCCAGGTCAATGGAGGTATTAGAGGCACTTGGGGAAGGTAATTACACAACAGAGTTTGCCCGATTCAACCTGGAAATCAACATGGAGCCATTGGAGTTTACCGGCAACAGTCTTTCACAGATGGAGCATAACCTTCATAAAGATGTTGAACACGTTCGGGAAACCGTTCGGGAAATGGGTGGCGATATTTTGTTGACAGGTATCCTGCCGACCATCCGGAAAATGGATGTAGATATCAAAAACCTGACGCCACTGCAACGGTATGAAGCTCTTTGTGAAGCCATAAACAGGTTAAGAGGAAAAGAGTTTGAGCTTCGCATTCAGGGAATGGACGAGCTGCTAATGAGATTTGATTCGCCGCTTTTGGAAGCCTGTAACACAGGTTTTCAGGTGCATTTGCAAGTCAAGCCTGACGAATTTGTAAACCGATACAATATCGCGCAGGCGGTAACGGCTCCGGTTTTAGCATGTGCGGTAAACTCACCGGTTTTGTTTGGGAAGAGGCTATGGGCTGAAACCCGTGTAGCTCTTTTCCACCAATCTATTGATACCCGGCAGGTTGGAGAGCATCTTCGGGATTCCAGTCCGCGGGTAACGTTTGGGAATCAATGGCTGGAAGACAGTATTCTGGATATCTATAAAGAAGATATTTCCCGCTATCGGGTTATGCTGAGCGCTGAAGTTGAAGAGGAAGTGGAGCAGCTAATGAAAGAAGGAAAAGCTCCAAAACTAATGGCGCTGAATGTGCATAATTCTTCTGTTTACAGATGGAATCGTCCATGTTATGGAGTTGGAAATGGGAAACCACACCTAAGAATTGAAAACAGGATTTTCCCATCTGGACCAACCGTAGTTGATGAGGTGGCGAATGCTGCATTTTGGCTTGGTTTGTTGAACGGGTTTGAAGATGAATATGCGGATATAACTCAGGAATTAGACTTTGATGATGCCCGGATGAATTTCTTTGCCGCCTCAAAGCTTGGATTGGATACCAAGTTTGTGTGGACCGGTGATCGCAAGATCACAGCGGTTGATTTGATTAAAGAGGAATTGATACCGATTGCTAAGCACGGCCTTCAAAAAGCAGATATTAATAAATCTGATATTGATACCTATTTAGGTGTAATTGGTGATCGGGTAGATTCTGCTCAGACAGGGTCATATTGGGTGGTGAAGTCATACGGAAACCTTATCAAAAAAGGAAATCGTGAGCAAACGCTTTCAGCTATTACCAATGCCATGATCAAGAATCAGAAAAAAGGTGAACCAGCACATAAATGGGGACTGGCAAAAATTGAAGACATGGAGCATTGGAAGCCATCAAAATTGATGGTAGAAGAGTTTATGACTACAGATTTATTTACAGTGAGAAAAGATGATATCCTGGAGTTTGTAGCCAATTTATTGGATTGGAGACGTATCAGATATGTGCCTGTAGAGGATGATCATAAGCATCTGGTTGGACTTATAACCATGAGGAAAGTGTTACGTGAGTACACGAAAGTGGTGAATGAAGATGAAGAAGCTTCAATCAATCAAACAGTAGATGATATCATGGAACAAAATCCGGTGACCATTCATCCGGAAGCCTCTATTATGGAAGCCATGGAAATTATGCAGGACCAAAAAATCGGATGCCTTCCGGTTGTTAAAAACAGTCGGTTGGTAGGGGTGATTACGGAAGACAACTTCATGAATATTACAAGGCGATTGCTTCAGGTTTTGGCAAACGATAAAAACAAAGATAACGAAAAAGACTAA
- the priA gene encoding primosomal protein N': MSTFVDVALPAAVRKQFTYHVPKELMNTVQAGQRVWIPFRNYYAIGVIVGVHNQTPSFKTKPIRKILDEEPLLSGELLQLTEWISRFYYSSWGETIQAALPAGLNFVSRKYLKVSDSVGKRELEEDEKEIATDLRQSDITLKEAKKRYKGTGLNKVFSKLLKNKVIEIWEEPDLKVTVATEREWIWGKGKDEESVQEFLESDESNNDLKWISALAQIADKIPIRQSEISEDSVLTSYTLKKLRDEGWITYREVEKKNEIDHLEYEPESIKILNEDQQKAFVQISDSLTKEEFANYLLFGITGSGKTEVYIHALKQVVESGKGGIVLVPEIALTPQTVSRFYRIFGNKIAVLHSRMTNRERLQAWKDLNSGKKNIAIGPRSAVFAPVQNLGLIILDEEHDSSYKQMDPAPRYHARETAIVRAKKNDSVVIMGSATPSMQALNMAAKGKCELLELKERHAHAKLPAVEVLDLKQYKGAMRGELAVPLFMAIEEALKKKEQIILLYNRRGYASYLQCEDCGHIPQSPECSVSLTYHKRKNLLICHYSGYSRRADTNCEECGSVNLKVQGSGTQNIEEQLEDLFPEAKAIRFDRDSTSRKGAHEQILNTFGEGKADILIGTQLVAKGLDFPNVTVVGVIDTDTELAFPSFQATERMYQLLSQVSGRSGRGEKAGTVFLQSRQPENPAIQFAKKHDHRGFARQEMEFRKPLYYPPYSRLIRFELKSTKEQEVSQAAHQLTSSIGRVIPELPVLGPSPGAIPWMNKKYIWEVTLKIDPEKGAGYIEAVIKKIMDVYEAETKGRFSYVRVNVNVDAIQ; encoded by the coding sequence TTGTCCACTTTTGTTGATGTAGCTTTACCGGCAGCAGTCCGAAAGCAATTTACTTATCATGTACCAAAAGAGCTTATGAATACCGTTCAGGCCGGGCAGCGTGTATGGATTCCATTTAGAAATTACTATGCCATCGGGGTGATTGTAGGTGTTCACAATCAAACGCCGTCCTTCAAAACAAAGCCCATTCGTAAAATACTGGATGAAGAGCCGCTTTTATCAGGAGAACTTTTACAACTCACCGAATGGATATCCAGGTTTTATTACAGCAGCTGGGGTGAAACTATACAGGCTGCTCTTCCTGCAGGACTCAATTTCGTTTCCCGAAAGTATCTTAAAGTTTCTGATTCGGTGGGCAAAAGAGAGTTGGAAGAAGATGAAAAAGAAATTGCTACAGATCTTCGACAATCCGATATAACACTTAAAGAAGCTAAAAAAAGATACAAGGGTACAGGCCTGAATAAAGTATTCTCAAAGCTTTTAAAAAATAAAGTGATTGAGATTTGGGAAGAGCCGGATTTAAAAGTAACGGTTGCAACCGAACGGGAATGGATTTGGGGCAAAGGAAAAGACGAAGAATCGGTGCAGGAGTTTTTAGAAAGTGATGAGTCTAACAATGATTTAAAATGGATTTCTGCTTTAGCCCAAATCGCTGATAAAATCCCCATTCGTCAATCTGAGATTTCTGAAGACTCGGTTTTAACATCCTATACTCTCAAAAAACTACGAGATGAAGGTTGGATCACTTATCGGGAAGTTGAAAAGAAGAACGAGATTGATCATCTGGAATATGAACCAGAATCCATTAAAATACTGAACGAGGATCAGCAAAAAGCTTTTGTGCAAATCAGTGATTCACTGACTAAAGAAGAATTTGCGAACTATTTACTTTTCGGGATTACAGGAAGTGGTAAAACCGAAGTCTATATTCATGCTCTTAAACAGGTAGTTGAAAGTGGAAAAGGTGGAATTGTATTGGTTCCTGAGATTGCCCTTACACCACAAACGGTATCCCGGTTTTACAGGATTTTTGGTAATAAAATCGCCGTTCTTCACAGCCGTATGACAAACCGTGAACGACTACAGGCATGGAAAGACCTGAACTCGGGCAAAAAAAACATTGCCATTGGTCCCAGATCGGCTGTCTTTGCACCGGTTCAGAATCTTGGGCTTATCATTTTGGATGAAGAACACGACAGTTCTTACAAACAAATGGACCCGGCACCGAGGTACCATGCCCGAGAAACGGCTATTGTTCGTGCTAAGAAAAATGATTCCGTTGTCATAATGGGCTCGGCCACACCTAGTATGCAGGCATTGAATATGGCTGCCAAAGGAAAATGTGAGCTTTTGGAGCTAAAAGAACGTCATGCACACGCAAAGTTACCGGCTGTAGAAGTACTGGATTTGAAACAGTATAAAGGAGCTATGCGGGGTGAATTGGCTGTTCCTCTTTTTATGGCAATAGAAGAAGCACTGAAGAAAAAAGAACAGATTATTTTGCTCTATAATCGGCGTGGGTATGCCAGTTACTTGCAATGCGAAGACTGCGGGCATATTCCTCAAAGTCCCGAGTGTTCCGTTAGTTTGACTTATCACAAAAGAAAGAATCTGTTGATATGCCATTACTCGGGGTACTCTCGTCGGGCAGATACCAACTGTGAAGAATGTGGTTCTGTAAATTTGAAAGTGCAAGGGTCAGGCACCCAAAATATTGAAGAGCAACTTGAGGATTTATTTCCGGAAGCCAAAGCGATTCGCTTTGACCGTGACTCAACCTCCCGAAAAGGAGCTCACGAACAAATTCTGAATACGTTCGGGGAAGGGAAAGCAGATATACTCATTGGCACACAGTTGGTCGCAAAGGGACTTGATTTCCCAAATGTAACCGTAGTTGGTGTCATTGATACAGATACGGAATTAGCTTTTCCATCTTTTCAGGCTACAGAGAGAATGTATCAGCTACTCAGTCAGGTTTCAGGAAGATCCGGAAGAGGTGAAAAAGCCGGAACCGTATTTTTACAATCCAGACAACCGGAAAACCCGGCCATTCAGTTTGCCAAAAAGCATGATCACCGTGGTTTTGCCAGGCAGGAAATGGAGTTTCGAAAACCACTGTATTATCCGCCTTATTCACGCTTAATCCGGTTTGAGCTTAAATCAACAAAAGAACAAGAGGTAAGTCAGGCTGCACATCAGCTTACCTCATCTATAGGCAGAGTGATTCCGGAACTGCCTGTTTTAGGCCCTTCACCAGGTGCAATTCCATGGATGAATAAAAAATATATCTGGGAAGTGACTCTGAAAATAGACCCCGAAAAAGGGGCGGGGTATATAGAAGCTGTAATTAAAAAAATTATGGATGTATATGAAGCCGAAACAAAAGGCAGATTTTCATACGTACGGGTAAATGTAAATGTGGACGCCATCCAATAA
- a CDS encoding four helix bundle protein: MKKVKYDLQERLINFSVMILEIVDQLPKTVVGTHFAKQLVKSGTSPAFHHGEAQSAESRKDFIHKLKIAVKELRETQVNISILKKRRILADLILDETLKENNELISIFVKSIQTARNNLTR; encoded by the coding sequence ATGAAAAAGGTAAAATATGATTTACAGGAAAGGCTGATAAATTTTTCAGTTATGATATTGGAAATTGTTGATCAACTTCCTAAAACAGTTGTGGGGACTCATTTTGCGAAGCAATTGGTAAAAAGTGGAACATCACCGGCATTTCATCATGGGGAAGCACAAAGTGCAGAATCAAGAAAGGATTTCATTCACAAATTAAAAATAGCAGTAAAGGAGCTTAGAGAGACTCAGGTCAATATATCCATACTAAAAAAGAGAAGAATATTAGCTGATCTGATTCTGGACGAAACCTTAAAAGAGAACAACGAACTCATCTCGATTTTTGTAAAAAGCATCCAAACGGCGAGAAACAACCTAACAAGGTGA
- a CDS encoding YifB family Mg chelatase-like AAA ATPase, with amino-acid sequence MLSRVYCASTVGVDAKIIDVETHHTNGMVKFFLVGLPDRAVKESRDRVEAAIRNTGSYYPLGRITANLAPADLPKEGNGFDLPLAIGILNMSGQIHTDKLDDTVMLGELALDGQIRPVKGVLPVAVEAARKGFKYLVVPKENGGEAAVVEGIEVFPFEHMNQVKDWLENRGNIDPLRSNVQEYFHQNGKHNPLDFSDVRGQENVKRALEIAAAGGHNVIMVGPPGSGKTMMARRIPTILPPLTLEEALETTKIHSVSGILESGKALITKRQFRSPHHTVSDVALVGGGSIPMPGEISMAHNGVLFLDELPEFKRSALEVMRQPLEDGSVSISRARMSVTYPSRVMLVASMNPSPSGDWYDPQEMNGTSSMQMQRYLSKISGPLLDRIDLHIEVHKVSYEELSGKAKGESSKDIRERVVEARKIQSKRFMGMKGVYCNAQMSTRTVRKVCKLDDAGSSILKKAITSLGLSARAYDRILKVSRTVADLDHSEDIKANHVAEAIQYRSLDREGWLG; translated from the coding sequence ATGCTTTCAAGAGTTTATTGCGCATCTACGGTCGGGGTAGATGCCAAGATCATCGATGTAGAAACGCATCACACGAATGGAATGGTGAAATTCTTTTTAGTTGGATTACCCGACCGGGCTGTTAAAGAATCCCGGGATCGGGTTGAGGCAGCCATCCGAAACACCGGTTCCTACTATCCGCTGGGTAGAATTACTGCAAATCTGGCTCCTGCCGATTTGCCCAAAGAAGGAAATGGTTTTGATCTTCCTCTGGCGATCGGAATTCTGAATATGTCGGGGCAAATTCACACCGACAAGTTAGATGATACCGTGATGCTGGGTGAGCTGGCGCTTGATGGACAGATTCGACCGGTAAAAGGAGTGCTTCCAGTTGCAGTGGAAGCGGCAAGAAAGGGTTTTAAATATTTGGTTGTACCAAAAGAGAATGGAGGAGAAGCAGCTGTAGTAGAAGGCATCGAAGTATTTCCATTTGAGCATATGAATCAGGTTAAAGACTGGCTGGAGAACCGGGGAAATATTGATCCACTCAGAAGTAATGTGCAGGAGTATTTTCATCAAAATGGAAAACACAATCCTTTGGACTTTAGCGATGTACGCGGACAGGAAAATGTAAAACGTGCGCTAGAAATTGCCGCAGCCGGCGGCCATAATGTGATTATGGTTGGGCCACCCGGCTCAGGTAAAACCATGATGGCTCGCCGCATTCCAACAATCTTACCTCCGCTTACTTTAGAGGAAGCTCTTGAAACAACGAAGATTCATTCAGTATCTGGAATATTGGAATCCGGAAAAGCACTTATTACCAAAAGACAATTCCGGTCACCGCATCATACCGTTTCGGATGTGGCTTTGGTTGGTGGCGGGAGCATTCCCATGCCGGGAGAAATATCTATGGCTCATAATGGAGTGCTGTTTCTGGATGAACTTCCGGAATTTAAGCGAAGTGCTCTGGAGGTAATGCGTCAGCCGCTGGAAGATGGCAGCGTATCAATATCGAGGGCACGGATGAGTGTAACATACCCTAGCCGTGTGATGCTGGTAGCTTCCATGAACCCATCTCCATCAGGTGATTGGTACGATCCGCAGGAAATGAATGGAACCAGCTCAATGCAAATGCAGCGCTATCTTAGCAAGATAAGTGGCCCGCTTTTAGACCGGATTGACCTTCACATAGAGGTGCATAAAGTCAGCTACGAAGAACTTTCAGGAAAGGCGAAGGGCGAATCTTCCAAGGACATTCGGGAGCGTGTGGTAGAAGCGAGGAAGATTCAGTCCAAGCGGTTTATGGGAATGAAAGGAGTCTATTGCAATGCGCAGATGAGTACGAGAACGGTTCGAAAAGTATGCAAGCTGGATGATGCCGGATCATCTATCCTTAAAAAAGCGATTACTTCATTGGGGCTTTCCGCCCGCGCTTATGACCGGATTTTGAAGGTCTCCCGGACGGTTGCTGATCTTGATCACTCTGAAGATATAAAGGCCAACCATGTAGCTGAAGCTATTCAATATCGAAGCTTAGATAGAGAAGGGTGGTTGGGATAA
- a CDS encoding DUF4342 domain-containing protein, with product MKKEEAKEKAKTIYQEIQGGVNEVIKQIRNLIKEGSARKLIIKDKEGEIKFQTQLAFGVSGAALIGAMAPVISAIGMFAMFINDYQIIVEREVTDDDEYSVDAEFIDIKDEDEQEEEEAKTKSKSKSKNEDSDSEEEEKEEKTVGKKKK from the coding sequence ATGAAAAAAGAAGAAGCGAAAGAGAAGGCTAAAACGATCTACCAGGAAATCCAGGGCGGCGTTAATGAAGTGATCAAACAGATCAGAAACTTAATCAAAGAAGGAAGCGCCAGAAAACTGATTATCAAGGACAAAGAAGGGGAGATTAAATTTCAGACCCAGCTGGCTTTTGGAGTGAGTGGAGCAGCTTTGATTGGTGCGATGGCTCCCGTGATTTCAGCTATTGGAATGTTTGCCATGTTTATCAACGACTACCAGATTATTGTAGAAAGAGAGGTTACTGATGACGACGAATACTCAGTTGATGCTGAATTCATTGATATAAAAGATGAAGACGAGCAGGAAGAGGAAGAAGCCAAAACCAAATCTAAGTCAAAGTCTAAGAATGAAGACTCTGATTCTGAAGAAGAGGAAAAGGAAGAAAAAACGGTTGGTAAGAAAAAGAAGTGA
- the trxB gene encoding thioredoxin-disulfide reductase, with the protein MEDIAGKTFDVVIVGSGPAGLTAALYAARADLSPLVFEGPEPGGQLMTTTDVENFPGYPEGVMGPKMMQDFREQATRFGADCRYGFVSDIDFSKRPYKITVDEKTELFANAIIASTGASAKWLHLESEQKLRGKGVSACATCDGAFFRDQHVVVVGGGDTAMEEATFLTKFASKVTVVHRRDELRASKAMQTRAFNNDKIEFMWDSELIEVLGDKVVDGVKIKNSNTGEVTELDDVTGVFVAIGHKPNTDLFKGVVEMDDVGYIKTKGQSTETDLPGLFACGDAMDAVYRQAVTAAGTGCKAALDAERYLGELESEEAIAESHWK; encoded by the coding sequence ATGGAAGATATTGCTGGAAAAACATTTGACGTAGTAATTGTAGGAAGTGGGCCTGCAGGATTAACAGCTGCCCTGTATGCGGCACGTGCTGATTTAAGCCCTTTGGTTTTTGAAGGTCCTGAACCTGGTGGTCAACTTATGACGACCACAGATGTTGAAAATTTCCCTGGTTATCCGGAAGGTGTAATGGGGCCAAAGATGATGCAGGATTTCCGCGAGCAGGCCACCCGTTTTGGGGCCGACTGCAGGTATGGTTTTGTGTCTGATATCGATTTCAGTAAGCGTCCTTACAAAATTACCGTAGATGAAAAAACCGAACTTTTTGCCAATGCAATTATCGCTTCGACTGGAGCTTCTGCAAAATGGCTACACCTGGAAAGCGAGCAGAAACTGAGAGGAAAAGGTGTTTCAGCGTGTGCAACTTGTGACGGAGCTTTCTTTCGCGATCAGCATGTAGTTGTAGTTGGTGGTGGTGATACAGCCATGGAAGAGGCAACTTTCCTTACCAAGTTTGCCAGCAAAGTAACCGTTGTTCATCGTCGGGATGAACTCCGAGCCTCCAAAGCAATGCAGACCCGTGCATTCAATAATGATAAAATTGAATTTATGTGGGACAGCGAACTGATTGAAGTACTTGGCGACAAAGTTGTGGATGGTGTGAAAATCAAGAATAGTAACACTGGAGAAGTAACAGAATTAGATGATGTAACCGGAGTTTTTGTAGCTATTGGGCACAAGCCAAATACAGATTTGTTTAAAGGAGTTGTTGAAATGGACGACGTGGGCTACATCAAAACAAAAGGCCAATCTACTGAGACTGACCTTCCCGGTTTATTTGCCTGTGGCGATGCTATGGATGCCGTTTACCGACAGGCAGTGACAGCTGCTGGAACCGGATGTAAAGCTGCTCTTGATGCCGAACGTTATTTAGGTGAGCTGGAAAGCGAAGAAGCCATCGCTGAATCACACTGGAAGTAA